A portion of the Amyelois transitella isolate CPQ chromosome 2, ilAmyTran1.1, whole genome shotgun sequence genome contains these proteins:
- the LOC106143143 gene encoding zinc finger protein 91 isoform X1 yields the protein MLQQMSSQPSAQVAEVACIVRPVEGRSYGDASSEASSDAAEETELPQCKIRRNYNCAKCKFYTQNPRVYLLHVREVHFERFKIYVCPYCVYASRHHQKLLRHLKMVHDKRGVALKLEPEYPPSMPHNEESIEDLLEEVEECDDGEMETEDVNSVCRSTDVEMESRQTADAAQKNKGDYFNCDKCNYVTHIKARFTKHVKYHSIPRIKCSICEFRTPYKWNLDRHMKNHGGTGSFNCCMCNFTADIKQSLTAHEMNHHTRPLDQSAGRRGRNRVGASDVPVSAPVSVVSKEEEGSGDSRSSHSEMMGLQYIERDTISCNSDSNDASTSEVAAKKDNSQLAQDSQHSPNASMDEAKSQKQSRKIPRPIPQLIPLNASTPNQAKTAGEPPSKRFKENPSYESNDSNSDNKLDALPADITLIPVSNTTSKENLVRKKNESFFDKLKERILTETGEEGSLNCKNCGFVSKCLSEHSVHEKNCTALANRTAVSSLLPNLSSTRCQNCRHRCKSSADLYIHMQTCRKNEKRSEQSLELKHNDSNEDCSTNQDKDAVPHPMENVVFVWNNINPEANNFETPLGININDDSTLPMLHKTMDMEIVDDNESLNLSPSQAVGKRVFKCPHCQFWASTASRFHVHIVGHLNKKPFECSLCRYKSNWRWDITKHIKLKSARDPEHNEAKVLMTDETGRRNYTKYSKFLAMSVLNEFGENEFHYIDQNASADPTLEGQDSLNEINDMNSSYEMQPLNLQTQHYQQKYDLLDGRLIDVKKPKKTLWKCKKCNYKDPSKEALLEHVREHAKADSGSHSNKKPDNLPDPADLAYRCGHCNQLSNWKHVIQRHCRLKHDGIIKVITTIKPKPETSTSSEITGDTCTKCPFRSTDRKILMAHLQQHQPSPDSIFKCYFCPFFVKDEPELIQHLLLHGITEPEEYIAKAMGSRSPLPDPIMQPGSSGTSSSSTKRHKCTECPYETNSKSQYMYHEQFHRAPNETREYKCPECNYSVSKRHLLNQHLRVHGIITKKSESEAELEAMVSDTNKTEKTDDFSMLKEIPFVWVSAKNEFHKMYKCRFCSYVNSQKCKIPNHEKIHCVENSETTIYKCSECKFTCDNAVRIAEHSKAHGEIYGRIYCPVEPDVPDEEQIDKLRKVIEVEKTNVQEELQKEETSACENKVVKILYFCQKCPSRFFTEEELTTHDTRHNETFFNKCKRCEFSSPNEDELETHVTVHSDEYHTKTKMLKFMHNMHPAHMQPQLELVHCPTTSNITWIVSKSNKNYENDSSIRKSSDTKHTSKQYFCKECPAKFFKSSALTYHLGLHGSDGEHRCKKCNYAVKNIGNLAKHELLHETAENKQSGEYDSGDDMDYKNIPLSGTDLFQRKTEAQKRGLTDKDKLVKPNDHFPPVLQADPQFGYLMHGNPEFIYPTYLKNGRQKEKRYKCHKCPSAFEKREQYKIHLSLHGSKQRYKCELCDYSVKYYANYVQHMRKHQMNDEAQAERKKESNGFTETGIQETKQNDNGDNIKLAIKTIPRSTAKSDFQQFSISDQQTLRLLQRRRSINSAGKDPNVNETMPPSNRKMHICLLCPYTNQRQDALTNHYRRHDESDVLNTGYKCSYCDLVVVQSHFLREHLKTHFSYQKTLTPECFAANKDVSFTITQIDDENVSRDLKLDIRNKISLCNKEEKKMYVKISTGEVMVE from the exons ATGCTCCAGCAGATGTCCTCACAGCCGAGCGCACAAGTCGCCGAGGTCGCGTGTATCGTTCGCCCCGTAGAAGGTCGCTCGTATGGCGACGCCTCTTCGGAGGCCTCCTCCGACGCCGCAGAAGAAACAGAATTACCGCAGTGCAAAATAAGACGGAACTATAACTGCGCAAAGTGCAAGTTTTATACACAAAACCCGCGTGTTTATCTTTTACATGTTCGTGAAGTTCATTTTGAACGTTTTAAGATATATGTTTGTCCATACTGTGTCTACGCCTCAAGACATCATCAAAAACTGTTAAGACATTTGAAGATGGTGCACGACAAACGCGGTGTCGCTCTTAAGTTAGAGCCTGAATATCCCCCTTCTATGCCTCACAATGAAGAGAGCATTGAAGATCTATTAGAAGAAGTTGAAGAATGCGACGATGGAGAAATGGAAACAGAAGATGTCAACTCTGTGTGCCGTTCAACCGATGTCGAAATGGAGAGTAGACAAACAGCAGACGCTGCCCAAAAGAACAAAGGAGATTACTTCAACTGTGATAAATGCAACTACGTGACACATATAAAAGCAAGATTCACGAAACATGTGAAATACCATTCGATACCAAGGATCAAATGTAGTATTTGCGAATTCCGAACACCATACAAATGGAATTTGGATCGACACATGAAGAACCACGGCGGCACCGGCAGTTTCAACTGCTGCATGTGCAACTTCACGGCGGACATAAAGCAAAGTTTGACAGCGCATGAAATGAATCACCACACCCGCCCGCTGGACCAGTCGGCGGGGAGACGCGGCCGCAACCGTGTGGGTGCCAGCGACGTGCCGGTCAGCGCGCCGGTGTCAGTCGTCTCCAAGGAGGAGGAAGGGAGCGGCGACTCGCGTTCTTCGCACTCG GAAATGATGGGGTTGCAGTACATAGAAAGAGATACGATAAGTTGTAACAGCGACTCTAATGACGCGTCGACTTCCGAGGTAGCTGCCAAGAAGGATAACTCGCAGTTGGCACAAGATTCGCAACATTCGCCTAATGCATCAATGGATGAAGCCAAAAGTCAAAAACAGAGCAGAAAGATACCCAGGCCGATACCGCAACTTATACCACTTAATGCATCTACCCCAAACCAGGCCAAAACAGCCGGAGAGCCACCATCTAAACGATTCAAAGAGAATCCATCTTATGAGTCCAACGACTCTAACTCTGACAATAAACTTGATGCCCTGCCAGCTGATATAACCTTAATACCAGTATCTAATACAACGTCGAAAGAAAATCTGGTACGAAAGAAGAATGAATCTttctttgataaattaaaagaaaggaTACTGACAGAAACCGGGGAAGAAGGTTcactaaattgtaaaaattgtgGATTCGTAAGTAAATGCCTTTCTGAACATTCAGTTCATGAGAAGAATTGTACTGCCCTAGCCAATCGTACCGCCGTGAGTTCATTATTACCGAACTTAAGTTCAACACGTTGCCAAAATTGTAGACATAGATGCAAATCTAGCGCCGACCTGTATATCCATATGCAAACATGTAGaaagaatgaaaaaagaaGCGAACAGTCACTGGAACTTAAACATAATGATAGTAACGAAGATTGTTCTACTAATCAAGATAAAGATGCAGTACCGCATCCTATGGAAAATGTCGTCTTTGTTTGGAATAATATAAACCCAGAagctaataattttgaaaccCCACTGGGAATAAACATAAATGATGACTCCACGCTCCCAATGCTACACAAAACGATGGACATGGAAATCGTCGACGACAATGAAAGTTTGAATCTTTCACCAAGTCAGGCTGTTGGAAAACGAGTGTTTAAGTGTCCACATTGTCAGTTTTGGGCTTCAACGGCATCAAGATTCCATGTTCATATTGTGGGACACTTGAATAAAAAACCATTTGAATGTTCGCTCTGCAGGTATAAGTCCAATTGGCGTTGGGATATTACAAAGCACATCAAACTTAAATCTGCTAGAGATCCAGAACATAATGAGGCTAAAGTGTTAATGACTGACGAAACGGGTAGGagaaattatacaaaatacagtAAATTTCTAGCAATGTCCGTTTTGAATGAATTCGGTGAAAATGAATTTCACTATATCGATCAAAATGCCTCAGCTGATCCAACTCTGGAGGGTCAAGATTCGctaaatgaaataaacgaTATGAATTCTTCGTATGAAATGCAACCACTTAACCTGCAAACTCAGCATTACCAACAAAAATATGACTTGTTGGATGGAAGGCTAATTGACGTTAAGAAACCTAAAAAAACTTTGTGGAAGTGCAAGAAATGCAATTACAA AGATCCATCTAAAGAAGCATTATTAGAACATGTCCGCGAGCATGCCAAGGCAGATAGCGGCAGTCATTCAAACAAGAAACCGGACAATCTACCGGATCCTGCGGATTTAGCATATCGTTGTGGTCATTGCAATCAGTTGTCTAATTGGAAACATGTTATACAG AGACACTGCCGATTGAAACACGATGGCATCATTAAGGTCATTACTACAATCAAACCAAAGCCAGAAACATCTACATCAAGTGAAATTACTGGTGATACATGTACAAAATGCCCATTTAGGTCCACTGACAGGAAAATACTCATGGCGCATTTGCAGCAACATCAACCTTCTCCTGActctatatttaaatgttatttctgCCCGTTCTTCGTCAAAGATGAACCAGAATTAATCCAACATCTTTTATTGCATGGAATAACGGAACCAGAGGAATACATCGCAAAAGCAATGGGAAGTCGATCACCATTACCGGATCCTATCATGCAACCAGGCTCATCGGGAACATCAAGTTCGTCCACAAAGCGACACAAGTGCACGGAATGCCCTTACGAAACAAACAGTAAATCTCAGTATATGTATCATGAACAGTTTCATCGTGCTCCTAATGAAACTCGAGAATACAAATGCCCGGAATGCAATTACAGCGTCTCTAAAAGACACTTACTTAATCAGCACTTGAGAGTGCATGGAATTATTACGAAGAAATCCGAGTCTGAAGCCGAATTAGAAGCAATGGTGTCAGATACCAACAAAACAGAAAAGACAGATGATTTCTCTATGCTGAAGGAGATACCTTTTGTGTGGGTGTCGGCCAAAAATGAATTTCACAAAATGTATAAGTGTCGTTTTTGTTCGTACGTAAATTCTCAAAAATGCAAGATACCAAATCATGAAAAGATTCACTGTGTAGAAAATAGTGAAACTACTATATATAAGTGTTCGGAATGTAAATTCACATGTGATAACGCAGTGAGAATAGCTGAACATTCTAAAGCTCATGGCGAAATCTACGGTCGAATCTATTGCCCTGTCGAACCTGACGTGCCCGATGAAGAACAAATTGACAAATTACGTAAAGTGATCGAAgttgaaaaaacaaatgtgCAGGAAGAATTACAAAAGGAAGAAACGTCAGCTTGTGAGAACAAAGTAGTAAAGATCTTATACTTCTGCCAGAAATGTCCGTCGAGATTCTTCACAGAAGAAGAGTTGACAACTCATGATACACGCCATAATgagacattttttaataagtgtaAAAGATGCGAATTTTCGTCACCTAATGAAGACGAATTAGAAACGCATGTAACCGTACACTCAGATGAATATCACACGAAAACTAAAATGTTGAAGTTTATGCATAATATGCATCCAGCTCATATGCAACCTCAACTGGAACTTGTACATTGCCCAACAACGTCTAATATTACTTGGATTGTGTCAAAATCCAATAAAAACTATGAAAATGACTCTAGTATAAGAAAGTCGTCCGATACAAAACACACATCCAagcaatatttttgtaaagaatGTCCGGCAAAATTCTTTAAAAGCTCTGCCCTCACCTATCATTTAGGCTTACATGGAAGCGACGGCGAACATAGGTGTAAAAAATGCAATTACGCGGTTAAAAACATAGGAAACTTAGCAAAACACGAATTGCTACATGAAACTGCAGAAAATAAACAGTCTGGTGAATATGATTCCGGTGATGATAtggattataaaaatataccacTGTCCGGAACGGATTTGTTTCAAAGAAAAACTGAAGCTCAGAAGCGAGGTTTGACTGATAAGGATAAACTAGTGAAACCTAACGATCATTTCCCGCCAGTACTACAAGCGGATCCTCAATTTGGATATCTGATGCATGGTAACCCTGAATTTATTTATCCCACTTACCTGAAGAATGGAAggcaaaaagaaaaacgttACAAATGTCACAAATGCCCCTCAGCGTTCGAAAAAAGGgaacaatacaaaatacatttgtCATTACATGGGTCAAAACAGAGGTATAAATGTGAATTGTGTGACTACTCCgtaaaatattatgcaaacTATGTCCAACATATGAGAAAACATCAAATGAACGACGAGGCACAAGCAGAAAGAAAGAAGGAGAGTAATGGTTTTACAGAAACAGGGATACAAGAAACAAAACAGAACGACAATGGCgataatataaaactagcaATTAAAACAATTCCGAGGAGTACAGCCAAAAGTGACTTCCAGCAGTTCTCGATAAGCGATCAACAAACTCTTCGCCTGCTTCAAAGAAGGCGTTCCATAAATAGCGCTGGTAAGGATCCAAATGTGAATGAAACTATGCCACCTTCGAACCGAAAAATGCACATATGCCTATTATGTCCCTACACTAATCAAAGACAGGATGCATTAACAAACCATTATAGAAGACACGACGAGTCGGACGTGCTCAATACGGGATACAAATGTTCCTATTGCGATTTGGTAGTCGTTCAATCCCATTTCTTACGAGAACACTTGAAAACACATTTTAGTTATCAGAAAACATTAACTCCAGAGTGTTTTGCTGCCAACAAAGATGTTAGTTTTACTATAACTCAAATAGATGATGAAAATGTATCTAGGGATCTCAAGTTAGATATACGTAATAAGATCTCCTTATGTAATAAAGAggagaaaaaaatgtatgtaaaaataagtactGGAGAAGTTATGGTTGAGTAA
- the LOC106143144 gene encoding transcription elongation factor S-II: MSLEEDVMKIQKKLTKMTSDDGTGQEEALELLKALQTMAINLEVLTKTRIGMTVNALRKSSKDEEVITLCKTLIKNWKKFLSTPSTPKDNGSSSKSKKDSKDKDKKDDKEKDKKLPASFPPQSNTTDAIRIKCRELLTQALKVDGENPNACASPEELAEELEECIYAEFKNTDMRYKNRVRSRVANLKDPKNPTLRINFLNGAVAASRLAKMTPEEMASDEMKKLREKFIKEAIDDAQLATVQGTKTDMLKCGKCKKKNCTYNQLQTRSSDEPMTTFVLCNECGNRWKFC, from the exons atgagTTTAGAAGAGGATGTtatgaaaatacaaaagaaattgACTAAGATGACTTCGGATGACGGCACG GGCCAGGAAGAAGCTTTGGAACTCCTTAAAGCTCTTCAGACTATGGCTATTAATTTGGAAGTATTGACGAAAACCAGGATAGGGATGACAGTAAATGCACTCCGTAAATCTAGTAAGGATGAAGAGGTGATAACTCTGTGCAAAACTCTGATTAAAAACTGGAAGAAGTTTTTGTCAACTCCCAGTACTCCTAAAGACAATGGTAGCTCATCAAAGTCCAAAAAAGATAGCAAGGATAAGGACAAGAAGGATGATAAGGAAAAGGACAAAAAACTACCAGCTTCATTCCCACCACAGTCTAATACTACTGATGCTATTCGCATCAAGTGTCGTGAGCTGCTTACTCAAGCACTCAAAGTTGATGGTGAAAACCCCAATGCTTGTGCTTCTCCTGAGGAACTTGCAGAAGAACTGGAAGAATGTATTTATGCTGAATTTAAGAACACTGATATGAGATATAAGAACAGAGTACGCTCTAGAGTTGCAAACTTGAAGGATCCAAAAAACCCTACTCTGCGTATAAATTTCTTGAATGGCGCTGTAGCTGCTTCTCGCCTTGCTAAAATGACTCCCGAAGAGATGGCCAGTGATGAAATGAAGAAGTTGAGAGAGAAGTTTATCAAAGAAGCCATTGATGATGCTCAACTTGCTACAGTACAGGGTACTAAAACTGACATGCTCAAGTGCggtaaatgtaaaaagaagAACTGCACTTACAACCAGCTTCAGACAAGAAGTTCCGATGAACCCATGACAACATTTGTTCTCTGTAATGAATGTGGCAACCGCTGGAAGTTCTGCTAA
- the LOC106143143 gene encoding zinc finger protein 91 isoform X2, translated as MMGLQYIERDTISCNSDSNDASTSEVAAKKDNSQLAQDSQHSPNASMDEAKSQKQSRKIPRPIPQLIPLNASTPNQAKTAGEPPSKRFKENPSYESNDSNSDNKLDALPADITLIPVSNTTSKENLVRKKNESFFDKLKERILTETGEEGSLNCKNCGFVSKCLSEHSVHEKNCTALANRTAVSSLLPNLSSTRCQNCRHRCKSSADLYIHMQTCRKNEKRSEQSLELKHNDSNEDCSTNQDKDAVPHPMENVVFVWNNINPEANNFETPLGININDDSTLPMLHKTMDMEIVDDNESLNLSPSQAVGKRVFKCPHCQFWASTASRFHVHIVGHLNKKPFECSLCRYKSNWRWDITKHIKLKSARDPEHNEAKVLMTDETGRRNYTKYSKFLAMSVLNEFGENEFHYIDQNASADPTLEGQDSLNEINDMNSSYEMQPLNLQTQHYQQKYDLLDGRLIDVKKPKKTLWKCKKCNYKDPSKEALLEHVREHAKADSGSHSNKKPDNLPDPADLAYRCGHCNQLSNWKHVIQRHCRLKHDGIIKVITTIKPKPETSTSSEITGDTCTKCPFRSTDRKILMAHLQQHQPSPDSIFKCYFCPFFVKDEPELIQHLLLHGITEPEEYIAKAMGSRSPLPDPIMQPGSSGTSSSSTKRHKCTECPYETNSKSQYMYHEQFHRAPNETREYKCPECNYSVSKRHLLNQHLRVHGIITKKSESEAELEAMVSDTNKTEKTDDFSMLKEIPFVWVSAKNEFHKMYKCRFCSYVNSQKCKIPNHEKIHCVENSETTIYKCSECKFTCDNAVRIAEHSKAHGEIYGRIYCPVEPDVPDEEQIDKLRKVIEVEKTNVQEELQKEETSACENKVVKILYFCQKCPSRFFTEEELTTHDTRHNETFFNKCKRCEFSSPNEDELETHVTVHSDEYHTKTKMLKFMHNMHPAHMQPQLELVHCPTTSNITWIVSKSNKNYENDSSIRKSSDTKHTSKQYFCKECPAKFFKSSALTYHLGLHGSDGEHRCKKCNYAVKNIGNLAKHELLHETAENKQSGEYDSGDDMDYKNIPLSGTDLFQRKTEAQKRGLTDKDKLVKPNDHFPPVLQADPQFGYLMHGNPEFIYPTYLKNGRQKEKRYKCHKCPSAFEKREQYKIHLSLHGSKQRYKCELCDYSVKYYANYVQHMRKHQMNDEAQAERKKESNGFTETGIQETKQNDNGDNIKLAIKTIPRSTAKSDFQQFSISDQQTLRLLQRRRSINSAGKDPNVNETMPPSNRKMHICLLCPYTNQRQDALTNHYRRHDESDVLNTGYKCSYCDLVVVQSHFLREHLKTHFSYQKTLTPECFAANKDVSFTITQIDDENVSRDLKLDIRNKISLCNKEEKKMYVKISTGEVMVE; from the exons ATGATGGGGTTGCAGTACATAGAAAGAGATACGATAAGTTGTAACAGCGACTCTAATGACGCGTCGACTTCCGAGGTAGCTGCCAAGAAGGATAACTCGCAGTTGGCACAAGATTCGCAACATTCGCCTAATGCATCAATGGATGAAGCCAAAAGTCAAAAACAGAGCAGAAAGATACCCAGGCCGATACCGCAACTTATACCACTTAATGCATCTACCCCAAACCAGGCCAAAACAGCCGGAGAGCCACCATCTAAACGATTCAAAGAGAATCCATCTTATGAGTCCAACGACTCTAACTCTGACAATAAACTTGATGCCCTGCCAGCTGATATAACCTTAATACCAGTATCTAATACAACGTCGAAAGAAAATCTGGTACGAAAGAAGAATGAATCTttctttgataaattaaaagaaaggaTACTGACAGAAACCGGGGAAGAAGGTTcactaaattgtaaaaattgtgGATTCGTAAGTAAATGCCTTTCTGAACATTCAGTTCATGAGAAGAATTGTACTGCCCTAGCCAATCGTACCGCCGTGAGTTCATTATTACCGAACTTAAGTTCAACACGTTGCCAAAATTGTAGACATAGATGCAAATCTAGCGCCGACCTGTATATCCATATGCAAACATGTAGaaagaatgaaaaaagaaGCGAACAGTCACTGGAACTTAAACATAATGATAGTAACGAAGATTGTTCTACTAATCAAGATAAAGATGCAGTACCGCATCCTATGGAAAATGTCGTCTTTGTTTGGAATAATATAAACCCAGAagctaataattttgaaaccCCACTGGGAATAAACATAAATGATGACTCCACGCTCCCAATGCTACACAAAACGATGGACATGGAAATCGTCGACGACAATGAAAGTTTGAATCTTTCACCAAGTCAGGCTGTTGGAAAACGAGTGTTTAAGTGTCCACATTGTCAGTTTTGGGCTTCAACGGCATCAAGATTCCATGTTCATATTGTGGGACACTTGAATAAAAAACCATTTGAATGTTCGCTCTGCAGGTATAAGTCCAATTGGCGTTGGGATATTACAAAGCACATCAAACTTAAATCTGCTAGAGATCCAGAACATAATGAGGCTAAAGTGTTAATGACTGACGAAACGGGTAGGagaaattatacaaaatacagtAAATTTCTAGCAATGTCCGTTTTGAATGAATTCGGTGAAAATGAATTTCACTATATCGATCAAAATGCCTCAGCTGATCCAACTCTGGAGGGTCAAGATTCGctaaatgaaataaacgaTATGAATTCTTCGTATGAAATGCAACCACTTAACCTGCAAACTCAGCATTACCAACAAAAATATGACTTGTTGGATGGAAGGCTAATTGACGTTAAGAAACCTAAAAAAACTTTGTGGAAGTGCAAGAAATGCAATTACAA AGATCCATCTAAAGAAGCATTATTAGAACATGTCCGCGAGCATGCCAAGGCAGATAGCGGCAGTCATTCAAACAAGAAACCGGACAATCTACCGGATCCTGCGGATTTAGCATATCGTTGTGGTCATTGCAATCAGTTGTCTAATTGGAAACATGTTATACAG AGACACTGCCGATTGAAACACGATGGCATCATTAAGGTCATTACTACAATCAAACCAAAGCCAGAAACATCTACATCAAGTGAAATTACTGGTGATACATGTACAAAATGCCCATTTAGGTCCACTGACAGGAAAATACTCATGGCGCATTTGCAGCAACATCAACCTTCTCCTGActctatatttaaatgttatttctgCCCGTTCTTCGTCAAAGATGAACCAGAATTAATCCAACATCTTTTATTGCATGGAATAACGGAACCAGAGGAATACATCGCAAAAGCAATGGGAAGTCGATCACCATTACCGGATCCTATCATGCAACCAGGCTCATCGGGAACATCAAGTTCGTCCACAAAGCGACACAAGTGCACGGAATGCCCTTACGAAACAAACAGTAAATCTCAGTATATGTATCATGAACAGTTTCATCGTGCTCCTAATGAAACTCGAGAATACAAATGCCCGGAATGCAATTACAGCGTCTCTAAAAGACACTTACTTAATCAGCACTTGAGAGTGCATGGAATTATTACGAAGAAATCCGAGTCTGAAGCCGAATTAGAAGCAATGGTGTCAGATACCAACAAAACAGAAAAGACAGATGATTTCTCTATGCTGAAGGAGATACCTTTTGTGTGGGTGTCGGCCAAAAATGAATTTCACAAAATGTATAAGTGTCGTTTTTGTTCGTACGTAAATTCTCAAAAATGCAAGATACCAAATCATGAAAAGATTCACTGTGTAGAAAATAGTGAAACTACTATATATAAGTGTTCGGAATGTAAATTCACATGTGATAACGCAGTGAGAATAGCTGAACATTCTAAAGCTCATGGCGAAATCTACGGTCGAATCTATTGCCCTGTCGAACCTGACGTGCCCGATGAAGAACAAATTGACAAATTACGTAAAGTGATCGAAgttgaaaaaacaaatgtgCAGGAAGAATTACAAAAGGAAGAAACGTCAGCTTGTGAGAACAAAGTAGTAAAGATCTTATACTTCTGCCAGAAATGTCCGTCGAGATTCTTCACAGAAGAAGAGTTGACAACTCATGATACACGCCATAATgagacattttttaataagtgtaAAAGATGCGAATTTTCGTCACCTAATGAAGACGAATTAGAAACGCATGTAACCGTACACTCAGATGAATATCACACGAAAACTAAAATGTTGAAGTTTATGCATAATATGCATCCAGCTCATATGCAACCTCAACTGGAACTTGTACATTGCCCAACAACGTCTAATATTACTTGGATTGTGTCAAAATCCAATAAAAACTATGAAAATGACTCTAGTATAAGAAAGTCGTCCGATACAAAACACACATCCAagcaatatttttgtaaagaatGTCCGGCAAAATTCTTTAAAAGCTCTGCCCTCACCTATCATTTAGGCTTACATGGAAGCGACGGCGAACATAGGTGTAAAAAATGCAATTACGCGGTTAAAAACATAGGAAACTTAGCAAAACACGAATTGCTACATGAAACTGCAGAAAATAAACAGTCTGGTGAATATGATTCCGGTGATGATAtggattataaaaatataccacTGTCCGGAACGGATTTGTTTCAAAGAAAAACTGAAGCTCAGAAGCGAGGTTTGACTGATAAGGATAAACTAGTGAAACCTAACGATCATTTCCCGCCAGTACTACAAGCGGATCCTCAATTTGGATATCTGATGCATGGTAACCCTGAATTTATTTATCCCACTTACCTGAAGAATGGAAggcaaaaagaaaaacgttACAAATGTCACAAATGCCCCTCAGCGTTCGAAAAAAGGgaacaatacaaaatacatttgtCATTACATGGGTCAAAACAGAGGTATAAATGTGAATTGTGTGACTACTCCgtaaaatattatgcaaacTATGTCCAACATATGAGAAAACATCAAATGAACGACGAGGCACAAGCAGAAAGAAAGAAGGAGAGTAATGGTTTTACAGAAACAGGGATACAAGAAACAAAACAGAACGACAATGGCgataatataaaactagcaATTAAAACAATTCCGAGGAGTACAGCCAAAAGTGACTTCCAGCAGTTCTCGATAAGCGATCAACAAACTCTTCGCCTGCTTCAAAGAAGGCGTTCCATAAATAGCGCTGGTAAGGATCCAAATGTGAATGAAACTATGCCACCTTCGAACCGAAAAATGCACATATGCCTATTATGTCCCTACACTAATCAAAGACAGGATGCATTAACAAACCATTATAGAAGACACGACGAGTCGGACGTGCTCAATACGGGATACAAATGTTCCTATTGCGATTTGGTAGTCGTTCAATCCCATTTCTTACGAGAACACTTGAAAACACATTTTAGTTATCAGAAAACATTAACTCCAGAGTGTTTTGCTGCCAACAAAGATGTTAGTTTTACTATAACTCAAATAGATGATGAAAATGTATCTAGGGATCTCAAGTTAGATATACGTAATAAGATCTCCTTATGTAATAAAGAggagaaaaaaatgtatgtaaaaataagtactGGAGAAGTTATGGTTGAGTAA